One Nitrospira sp. CR1.1 DNA window includes the following coding sequences:
- a CDS encoding single-stranded DNA-binding protein, with protein sequence MTYAHVELVGRVATTPVRASVGARRVTNLRVAIDRPIQTTRPGHTPPLFLSVCIWDHTLDHQLPSLTKGQTVKVTGRLDTRTSSHTGLTYTHVVTDHIELMPPEIHRQAA encoded by the coding sequence ATGACCTATGCTCACGTCGAACTCGTTGGCCGTGTCGCGACCACTCCCGTGCGCGCCTCAGTCGGCGCACGCAGGGTAACCAATCTCCGCGTCGCGATCGACCGGCCTATTCAGACCACTCGTCCTGGACACACTCCACCACTGTTTCTCTCCGTTTGCATCTGGGACCACACCCTCGACCACCAGCTCCCCTCCCTGACGAAGGGCCAAACAGTCAAGGTTACAGGGCGCTTGGATACCCGCACCTCCTCGCACACCGGACTGACGTATACTCATGTTGTCACCGACCACATCGAACTGATGCCACCGGAGATACACCGACAGGCTGCCTAA
- a CDS encoding single-stranded DNA-binding protein, which produces MSTPTEGANMSGKRDLNFSLYSGRLTHPPEMMQYNTGHGHMLCFSLAIHSDAPSDKIDNPMFLDVKVTGASPELHQHMSVGQEVRVRGELQSRTFKKQDRIQRTYYLHVKHPSDLEFLSRPKDKTTT; this is translated from the coding sequence ATGTCAACTCCCACCGAAGGAGCAAATATGTCAGGCAAGCGCGATTTGAACTTCAGTTTGTATTCCGGAAGACTGACCCATCCACCAGAAATGATGCAGTACAACACCGGACATGGCCATATGCTTTGTTTCTCCCTCGCCATTCATTCGGATGCCCCCTCAGACAAAATCGACAATCCCATGTTCCTCGATGTGAAGGTCACCGGAGCGTCACCGGAACTCCATCAACACATGAGCGTCGGCCAGGAGGTACGCGTCCGTGGGGAGCTACAGTCACGAACGTTCAAGAAACAAGACCGCATCCAACGGACCTACTATCTCCACGTGAAACACCCCTCCGACCTCGAATTCCTGTCGCGGCCGAAGGACAAGACGACGACCTAA